A single region of the Triticum dicoccoides isolate Atlit2015 ecotype Zavitan chromosome 2B, WEW_v2.0, whole genome shotgun sequence genome encodes:
- the LOC119366985 gene encoding berberine bridge enzyme-like 8 — protein MASIALVLTVCFLGFYVPAPSLASSSNNNDFLRCLSTSIPGQLVLTPSSPSFTPLLVSSIRNARLVAPATANPPLCIVTPTNASHVQAAVRCGRRHSVRVRVRSGGHDNEGLSYRSAIPNGEAFAVIDLAKLHAVHVNPHEATAWVETGATTGELYYRIATAAPGLGFPASVCPTVGVGGIISGGGIGLMMRKYGLSADNVLDASMVDANGNLLPNKKAMGDDLFWAIRGGGGGNFGIVLAWKLRLVPVPPKVTFLKIAKTMDQGAVDAVTKWQTLAPALPDDLSVRVVIQKSQANFQSLYLGNCSTVVATMRSRFPELGVTSADCKEMSWLQYTAYIYFGDAINSKPLEALLLNRSTTLGPFVKNKSDYVKKALTKETWKKIFLWPNGAGSGQLILEPHGGIMGRISANKIPFPHRSSVLYNIQYVELWKGKEAGGDITPNWIGSLYEFMTPYVSKNPRGAYVNYRDLDMGVNKVVGGVMCYETAKVWGERYFGPANFKRLAKIKRKVDASDYFRNEQSVPPLPLK, from the coding sequence ATGGCAAGCATAGCGCTCGTGCTCACAGTTTGCTTCTTGGGCTTTTACGTGCCCGCCCCTTCCCTGGCGTCGTCCTCCAACAACAACGACTTCCTCCGGTGCCTCTCCACTAGCATCCCCGGCCAGCTCGTGCtgacgccgagctcgccgtcgttcaCGCCGCTcctcgtgtcatccatcaggaacgCCAGGTTGGTGGCGCCGGCGACGGCGAATCCTCCGCTCTGCATCGTGACGCCCACAAACGCGTCGCACGTTCAGGCCGCTGTGCGCTGCGGGCGCCGCCACAGCGTGCGCGTCCGCGTGCGCAGCGGCGGGCACGACAATGAGGGCCTCTCTTACCGATCGGCCATCCCCAACGGCGAGGCGTTCGCGGTGATCGACCTCGCCAAGCTCCACGCCGTCCACGTCAACCCGCATGAGGCCACCGCGTGGGTCGAGACCGGGGCGACGACCGGAGAGCTCTACTACCGCATCGCCACGGCGGCGCCAGGGCTGGGCTTCCCGGCTAGCGTGTGCCCGACCGTGGGCGTGGGGGGCATCATCAGCGGCGGCGGCATAGGCCTCATGATGCGCAAGTATGGACTCTCCGCCGACAACGTCCTCGACGCTAGTATGGTGGATGCCAACGGGAACCTACTGCCGAACAAGAAGGCCATGGGGGACGACCTCTTCTGGGcaatccgcggcggcggcggcgggaactTCGGCATCGTGCTGGCATGGAAGCTGAGGCTCGTACCGGTCCCACCAAAGGTGACCTTCCTCAAAATCGCCAAGACCATGGACCAGGGCGCGGTCGACGCGGTGACCAAATGGCAAACGCTCGCGCCGGCGCTCCCTGACGACCTCAGCGTACGGGTCGTTATCCAAAAGAGTCAGGCCAACTTCCAGTCCCTGTACCTCGGCAACTGCAGCACGGTGGTGGCGACGATGCGCAGCCGGTTCCCGGAGCTCGGGGTGACGAGCGCCGACTGCAAGGAGATGAGCTGGCTGCAGTATACGGCGTACATATACTTCGGCGACGCTATCAACAGCAAGCCGCTGGAGGCGCTCCTCCTCAACCGGTCGACGACCCTAGGCCCCTTTGTTAAGAACAAGTCCGACTACGTCAAGAAAGCCCTCACCAAGGAGACCTGGAAGAAGATCTTCCTTTGGCCCAACGGCGCGGGGTCGGGGCAGCTCATCCTCGAGCCGCACGGCGGAATAATGGGCCGCATTTCCGCCAACAAGATCCCGTTCCCGCACCGGAGCAGCGTGCTCTACAACATCCAGTACGTGGAGCTGTGGAAGGGCAAAGAGGCCGGGGGCGACATTACACCGAACTGGATCGGGAGCCTTTACGAGTTCATGACGCCGTACGTGAGCAAGAACCCGAGGGGCGCGTACGTGAACTACCGGGACCTTGACATGGGCGTGAACAAGGTGGTCGGTGGGGTCATGTGTTACGAAACTGCCAAGGTGTGGGGCGAGAGGTATTTTGGCCCCGCAAACTTCAAGAGGCTCGCCAAGATCAAGCGCAAGGTGGACGCCAGCGACTACTTCCGGAACGAGCAGAGCGTGCCGCCGCTTCCCTTGAAGTAG